From a single Streptomyces liliifuscus genomic region:
- a CDS encoding GntR family transcriptional regulator gives MPRTGSGNGAVTRSTLRQQIADALRDEVLGGRLKPGQEFTVKEIAEQYGVSATPVREALVDLSAQGLLDADQHRGFRVHEYSLNDYRGMIEARSLVTDSIFRGLLDGEATTTRGARAALATRIDDPRTGAALAGVRRRGEEAQRAAAAGDLNILIGYDLRFWRELSGLFGNPYLADFLHRLRVQSWVCAVQHLRRVDDLRGRLWSEHTALVDALTERDAPTAHTIVTAYDAHSLALIEQLVAD, from the coding sequence ATGCCCCGCACCGGCAGCGGCAATGGCGCCGTCACCCGCAGCACCCTGCGGCAGCAGATCGCGGACGCGCTCCGCGACGAGGTGCTGGGCGGACGTCTCAAGCCGGGCCAGGAGTTCACGGTCAAGGAGATCGCCGAGCAGTACGGCGTCTCCGCGACCCCCGTCCGCGAGGCCCTGGTCGACCTGTCGGCCCAGGGCCTGCTGGACGCGGACCAGCACCGCGGCTTCCGCGTCCACGAGTACTCGCTGAACGACTACCGGGGCATGATCGAGGCCCGCAGCCTGGTCACGGACAGCATCTTCCGCGGGCTGCTCGACGGGGAGGCCACCACCACCCGGGGCGCCCGTGCCGCGCTCGCCACCCGGATCGACGACCCGCGCACCGGTGCCGCGCTCGCCGGGGTGCGGCGGCGCGGCGAGGAGGCCCAGCGGGCGGCCGCCGCCGGTGACCTCAACATCCTCATCGGCTACGACCTGCGCTTCTGGCGCGAGCTCAGCGGGCTGTTCGGCAACCCCTACCTCGCCGACTTCCTGCACCGGCTGCGCGTCCAGTCCTGGGTGTGCGCGGTCCAGCACCTGCGCCGGGTCGACGATCTGCGCGGCCGTCTGTGGTCCGAGCACACGGCCCTCGTGGACGCCCTCACCGAACGCGACGCCCCGACCGCACACACGATCGTGACCGCGTACGACGCGCACTCGCTGGCGCTGATCGAGCAGCTGGTGGCGGACTAG
- a CDS encoding MarR family winged helix-turn-helix transcriptional regulator, translating into MSTKDEPGGADRARQDLFSRSALGIFRLNGQFMGVAEELARPAGLTAAWWQVLGAVLKEPLPVSGIARAMGITRQSVQRIADLLVERGLAEYVPNPAHRRAKLLRPTEEGLAAVRRITPGHAAFADRLAETLGEAELAETVRVLERLIGAMETVTEASAGPGPDSGPDSGVRTVTETASAVTEP; encoded by the coding sequence GTGAGTACGAAGGACGAGCCGGGCGGGGCGGACAGGGCACGGCAGGACCTGTTCAGCCGCAGCGCGCTCGGCATCTTCCGGCTGAACGGCCAGTTCATGGGCGTGGCCGAGGAGCTGGCCCGCCCCGCCGGGCTCACCGCCGCCTGGTGGCAGGTGCTCGGGGCCGTACTGAAGGAGCCGCTGCCCGTGTCCGGGATCGCCCGCGCCATGGGCATCACCCGGCAGAGCGTGCAGCGGATCGCCGATCTGCTGGTCGAGCGGGGCCTCGCGGAGTACGTGCCCAACCCCGCCCACCGCCGCGCCAAGCTCCTCCGCCCCACGGAGGAGGGCCTCGCGGCGGTCCGGCGGATCACCCCCGGACACGCGGCCTTCGCGGACCGCCTCGCGGAGACCCTCGGCGAGGCCGAACTGGCCGAGACCGTCCGGGTGCTGGAGCGCCTGATCGGCGCGATGGAGACGGTCACGGAGGCGAGCGCGGGCCCGGGCCCGGATTCGGGCCCGGATTCGGGTGTGCGAACCGTGACAGAAACGGCATCCGCTGTTACGGAACCGTAG
- a CDS encoding DUF5753 domain-containing protein: MARAENKTEAGGVTRMVADLAKALREQQQLSQEQLGRKIGYTGSAVSAMETCAQPASDQMLVKLEETIGAGLGVFEKARTYVRMDKYPAQFKNYALLEQRALTLSSYVTLVVDGLFQTEAYARALISGGYPPLSEQRIEELVEARMARKALFTREPLALLELVLEESVLRRVVGGRAVMCEQLLHLVECAQRRNVTLQVLPLDSGALGEHAGVRGEMKLLETPEHDHVVYLEPQDESLLISDPAKVSTYAQRYAKIRAQALGPRESLGLIERLAGEQE; encoded by the coding sequence ATGGCGCGGGCCGAGAACAAGACTGAGGCTGGCGGAGTGACCCGTATGGTCGCCGACCTCGCGAAAGCACTGCGTGAGCAACAGCAGCTTTCCCAGGAGCAGTTGGGGCGGAAGATCGGTTACACCGGCTCGGCGGTCAGCGCGATGGAGACATGCGCGCAGCCCGCGAGCGACCAGATGCTGGTCAAGCTGGAGGAGACGATCGGGGCGGGGCTGGGGGTCTTCGAGAAGGCGCGGACGTATGTGCGGATGGACAAGTATCCGGCGCAGTTCAAGAACTATGCGTTGCTGGAGCAGCGGGCCCTGACCCTCTCGTCGTACGTGACGCTCGTGGTCGACGGCCTGTTCCAGACGGAGGCGTACGCTCGGGCGCTGATCAGCGGCGGCTATCCCCCACTGTCCGAGCAGCGCATCGAGGAGCTTGTCGAGGCACGGATGGCTCGCAAGGCGCTGTTCACCAGGGAGCCGCTCGCGTTGCTCGAGTTGGTTCTCGAGGAGTCCGTGCTGCGGCGTGTGGTGGGCGGCCGCGCGGTCATGTGCGAGCAGCTCCTGCACCTTGTCGAGTGTGCGCAACGCCGGAACGTAACTCTGCAGGTGCTGCCTCTGGACTCCGGTGCCCTTGGCGAACACGCAGGCGTGCGTGGTGAGATGAAACTGCTGGAGACTCCCGAGCACGACCACGTCGTATACCTCGAACCGCAGGACGAGAGCCTCCTGATCAGCGATCCGGCAAAGGTGAGTACGTACGCACAGCGGTATGCGAAGATCCGCGCACAGGCCCTCGGCCCTCGTGAATCGCTGGGCCTCATCGAGCGGTTGGCAGGAGAACAGGAATGA
- a CDS encoding aspartate aminotransferase family protein: MTPQPNPQAGAAVKAADRAHVFHSWSAQELIDPLAVAGAEGAYFWDYDGRRYLDFTSGLVFTNIGYQHPKVVAAIQEQAASMTTFAPAFAVEARSEAARLIAERTPGDLDKIFFTNGGAEAVENATRMAKLHTGRPKVLSAYRSYHGATSAAINLTGDPRRWPNDSGAAGVVHFWAPFLYRSPFHAETEQQECERALQHLADTIAFEGPATIAAIILETIPGTAGIMMPPPGYLEGVRALCDEYGIVFVLDEVMAGFGRTGHWFAADHYGVVPDLMTFAKGVNSGYVPLGGVAISPAIAETFAKRPYPGGLTYSGHPLACAAAVATLNVMEEEDILGQATRIGAAVLGPGLRELAERHPSVGEVRGTGVFWALELVRDKETREPLVPYNASGAANAPMAAFGAAAKAHGLWPFINMNRTHVVPPCNITEAEAKEGLAALDEALSVADEHTV, encoded by the coding sequence ATGACCCCTCAGCCCAATCCCCAGGCCGGCGCCGCCGTGAAGGCCGCGGACCGTGCGCATGTTTTCCACTCCTGGTCGGCACAGGAGCTCATCGACCCGCTCGCCGTCGCCGGTGCGGAGGGGGCGTACTTCTGGGACTACGACGGCAGGCGGTATCTGGACTTCACCAGCGGGCTCGTCTTCACGAACATCGGCTACCAGCACCCGAAGGTCGTCGCCGCGATCCAGGAGCAGGCCGCGAGCATGACGACGTTCGCGCCGGCCTTCGCCGTCGAGGCCCGGTCGGAGGCGGCACGGCTGATCGCCGAGCGGACGCCGGGGGATCTGGACAAGATCTTCTTCACCAACGGGGGCGCCGAGGCCGTCGAGAACGCCACGCGCATGGCCAAGCTGCACACCGGCCGGCCGAAGGTGCTCTCCGCCTACCGCTCGTACCACGGCGCGACCTCCGCCGCGATCAACCTCACCGGTGACCCGCGCCGCTGGCCGAACGACAGCGGGGCGGCCGGGGTCGTGCACTTCTGGGCGCCGTTCCTGTACCGCTCGCCCTTCCACGCGGAGACCGAGCAGCAGGAGTGCGAGCGCGCGCTCCAGCACCTCGCCGACACCATCGCCTTCGAAGGACCGGCGACCATCGCCGCGATCATCCTGGAGACGATTCCGGGTACGGCCGGGATCATGATGCCGCCGCCGGGATATCTGGAGGGCGTCCGCGCGCTCTGCGACGAGTACGGGATCGTCTTCGTCCTGGACGAGGTCATGGCGGGCTTCGGACGGACCGGGCACTGGTTCGCCGCGGACCACTACGGGGTCGTGCCCGACCTGATGACGTTCGCGAAGGGTGTGAACTCCGGGTACGTGCCGCTGGGCGGTGTCGCGATCTCGCCGGCCATCGCCGAGACGTTCGCGAAGCGCCCCTACCCCGGCGGGCTCACCTACTCCGGGCACCCGCTCGCCTGTGCCGCCGCCGTCGCGACCCTCAACGTGATGGAGGAGGAGGACATCCTCGGACAGGCCACCCGGATCGGCGCGGCCGTGCTCGGTCCCGGGCTGCGCGAGCTGGCCGAACGCCACCCGAGCGTCGGCGAGGTCCGCGGCACGGGTGTCTTCTGGGCCCTGGAACTCGTACGGGACAAGGAGACGCGGGAGCCGCTGGTGCCGTACAACGCGTCCGGTGCGGCGAACGCGCCCATGGCGGCGTTCGGTGCCGCGGCGAAGGCGCACGGTCTGTGGCCCTTCATCAACATGAACCGCACCCATGTCGTTCCCCCGTGCAACATCACGGAGGCGGAGGCCAAGGAGGGTCTGGCCGCGCTCGACGAGGCGCTCTCGGTGGCGGACGAGCACACGGTGTAG
- a CDS encoding DUF397 domain-containing protein gives MSGELRWFKSSYSDSGGADCVEVALAPHTIHIRDSKNPGGPDLTVSGEAWAGFLAGQLYFRQS, from the coding sequence ATGAGCGGCGAACTCCGATGGTTCAAGTCGAGCTACAGCGACAGCGGTGGCGCTGACTGTGTCGAAGTCGCCCTCGCCCCCCACACCATCCACATCCGTGACTCCAAAAACCCCGGTGGCCCAGACCTCACCGTCTCCGGTGAAGCCTGGGCCGGGTTTCTCGCCGGTCAGTTGTACTTTCGCCAGTCGTAG
- a CDS encoding serine/threonine-protein kinase: MEKLGPADPQRIGAYRLLARLGAGGMGQVFLARSDRGRTVAVKLVRQELAEQEEFRARFRQEVLAARRVGGYWTAPVLDADTEAAIPWVATGYVAGPSLEAVVGHDHGALPERSVRILAAGLAHALKDIHAAELIHRDLKPSNVLVTIDGPRVIDFGIARALETVTDGGLTRTGALVGSPGFMAPEQVRGDRITPACDVFCLGSVLSYAATGDLPFGTANSGVHALMFRIAQEEPDLEGVPEGIADLVRQCLRKDPASRPTLDDILERTGAEDTVTDGRSRDPWLPGTLVAQLGRHAVQLLDTEDPESPEGSKERESVAQTPEGLISARPAFEAEAVQADGGSGGAAPRDGKGKGGGGEETPGPPEASPEHQHAPTPDGPTPPPPGPPGAAPFDHLPTMTTGLPGTPPPTTPPGGPPVHPAYGYPQQHPQPAGYGYPHYQQQPAGHPPPPGSTPPYGPTPSYGPTPPYGPGVPQHPGPPQGRGGRSTAVLIIVALIVALGAGASVYALMKGDGDNRAGGDPTTSPTADAPTTPGQVTEGPTQPPPTTPEETPTDGAIPVKYLGTWTASIDNDTGHNTRELTIQQGEVGDTVLSLTADGPAGSGTYHCVFRAQLAETPSAGGPLRIGASEVTVGEPASSCSPGEATELTVLPDGRLRRVNTSNGDELTYTKQG, encoded by the coding sequence ATGGAGAAGCTCGGGCCTGCCGATCCGCAGCGGATCGGCGCGTACAGACTGCTGGCGCGGCTCGGTGCCGGCGGCATGGGACAGGTGTTCCTGGCGCGTTCCGACCGGGGGCGGACGGTCGCGGTCAAGCTCGTCCGCCAGGAACTCGCCGAGCAGGAGGAGTTCCGTGCGCGCTTCCGGCAGGAGGTGCTGGCCGCCCGGCGGGTTGGCGGGTACTGGACGGCGCCGGTCCTCGACGCGGACACGGAGGCGGCGATCCCCTGGGTCGCCACGGGCTATGTGGCGGGACCCTCGCTGGAAGCGGTCGTCGGGCACGACCACGGCGCGCTCCCGGAGCGTTCCGTACGGATTCTCGCGGCCGGCCTCGCGCACGCGCTCAAGGACATCCACGCGGCGGAGCTGATCCACCGCGACCTCAAGCCGTCGAACGTCCTCGTCACGATCGACGGCCCGCGCGTCATCGACTTCGGTATCGCCCGCGCCCTGGAGACGGTGACCGACGGCGGCCTCACCCGCACCGGCGCGCTCGTCGGCTCGCCCGGTTTCATGGCCCCCGAGCAGGTCCGCGGCGACCGCATCACGCCCGCGTGCGACGTCTTCTGCCTGGGCTCGGTCCTGTCGTACGCGGCCACGGGCGACCTGCCGTTCGGTACGGCCAACAGTGGTGTGCACGCCCTGATGTTCCGCATCGCCCAGGAGGAGCCGGACCTGGAGGGCGTCCCGGAGGGCATCGCCGACCTCGTCCGCCAGTGCCTGCGCAAGGACCCGGCCTCCCGCCCGACCCTCGACGACATCCTGGAGCGCACAGGCGCCGAGGACACCGTCACGGACGGCCGCAGCCGCGACCCCTGGCTACCGGGAACGCTGGTGGCCCAACTGGGCCGCCACGCCGTGCAGTTGCTGGACACGGAGGATCCGGAGAGCCCGGAGGGTTCGAAGGAGAGGGAGAGCGTTGCCCAAACGCCGGAGGGGCTGATTTCAGCCCGTCCGGCGTTTGAGGCCGAGGCCGTTCAGGCCGACGGGGGGTCTGGGGGCGCAGCCCCCAGGGACGGGAAGGGCAAGGGCGGCGGGGGCGAGGAGACTCCCGGTCCCCCCGAGGCCTCCCCCGAACACCAACACGCCCCCACCCCCGACGGCCCCACCCCACCCCCACCCGGCCCCCCGGGAGCGGCCCCCTTCGACCACCTCCCCACCATGACCACGGGCCTGCCCGGCACACCCCCACCGACCACCCCGCCGGGAGGCCCACCCGTCCACCCCGCCTACGGCTACCCCCAACAACACCCCCAGCCCGCCGGCTACGGCTACCCGCACTACCAACAACAGCCCGCCGGCCACCCACCCCCTCCGGGCTCGACCCCTCCCTACGGCCCCACACCTTCCTACGGCCCAACACCCCCGTACGGCCCGGGGGTTCCGCAACACCCCGGCCCTCCGCAGGGAAGAGGCGGCCGCTCCACCGCAGTCCTGATCATCGTCGCGCTGATCGTCGCGCTGGGCGCCGGCGCCTCCGTGTACGCGCTGATGAAGGGCGACGGAGACAACCGCGCGGGCGGCGACCCCACCACCTCCCCGACGGCGGACGCGCCCACGACCCCGGGCCAGGTCACCGAGGGCCCCACACAGCCGCCGCCGACCACGCCGGAGGAGACCCCGACGGACGGCGCGATCCCCGTCAAGTACCTCGGCACCTGGACCGCGTCCATCGACAACGACACGGGCCACAACACCCGCGAACTCACCATCCAGCAGGGCGAGGTGGGCGACACGGTCCTCTCGCTCACCGCGGACGGCCCGGCCGGCAGCGGCACGTACCACTGTGTGTTCCGGGCGCAACTCGCCGAGACCCCGAGCGCCGGCGGTCCGCTCCGGATCGGCGCGTCCGAGGTCACCGTCGGCGAACCGGCCTCGTCCTGCAGCCCGGGCGAGGCAACGGAGTTGACCGTCCTCCCCGACGGCCGCCTCCGCCGCGTGAACACGAGCAACGGCGACGAACTGACGTACACCAAACAGGGCTGA
- a CDS encoding helix-turn-helix transcriptional regulator, whose amino-acid sequence MRQVFVGRKEELAALARARERAGSGRPQRVLVEGPAGSGKTALVRHFLEDVPRVLYAEGEDGATAFPYGVLEQLIGPGPGPGPGPGPGPGSGPWADPRAGGIALLETLQKMPELQEPDGTCQFGTCRFGTGRDGTCRDRTCGDSVALVVDDAQWADTASLGALGFAARRLSVLGVPRVMVVVVVRDIADPRVPEGQRRLFGGGAAVRIRLGGLAPAELRTLGEALGPGSLTARAAARLYEHTGGNPAYVRELLEREGAGLGEVLEHTDATPPAPRSCAFSVRSRLLSCSPDTEALLAAASVLGRCCPLAEAALLAGLADPLPALEQAVRAGLLTERPDDSVVRFPDPVVHAAVYHALGPARRRALHRGAAALAGDEETALHHRARAAAGPAPGLSAELAACGRRSVAGRAWHKAERQLSAAARLAPGRAAYEQYTLESIECRLLAGDVPDAAEVAAQVGEFAASGWRSYLLGRLGEDDPDRAESLLRDAWRRCDPVADRVLAARIAGRFAALRGGAASDTEAANWAGLALRLAPHAPAVDTVRHLALGGTATSGRAGQTARALVALDRLPDPAVASPAQLQDLMGRGTLRMVTGDLTGALRDLTGVLAAGRTHTAPFRMTAAGALAAAEYRAGHWDAALGHCEPALALTDGGGQSYAALYCRMLATLTHSARGSFAEAREQLRRMTGGTGTGTGVGMGSSVWTALAEAHLARALGRPEDVVAALEPLLPPDADGEGSQADPADPLSHLDALDPLGHRDEPGAVPWPDLLADAWTELGEHRRAARVLGRYEALALRRDRAGALMRAARSRGTLAAAVGDTAVAEKAFRTALWHARRTQEPFGRAQVHLAYGQFLRRTAKRARAGEQLREARGLLVRLRARPDLERCERELAVGGPVVGGPVVGGSAAGGAPVGGSGAPDSGVDGPGVPGQARLRADASSLTAQERMVAGRVAAGLTNRQVARELVISVKTVEFHLGRIYAKLGVPSRTRLAALLASQEVALPGQD is encoded by the coding sequence ATGAGGCAGGTGTTCGTCGGACGGAAAGAGGAACTCGCCGCTCTGGCCCGGGCGCGGGAGAGGGCCGGCAGCGGACGGCCGCAGCGGGTGCTGGTGGAGGGGCCCGCGGGGAGCGGCAAGACCGCGCTCGTACGGCACTTCCTCGAAGATGTGCCGCGTGTGCTGTACGCGGAGGGGGAGGACGGCGCGACCGCGTTCCCGTACGGGGTGCTGGAACAGCTCATCGGTCCAGGTCCAGGTCCAGGTCCAGGTCCAGGTCCAGGTCCAGGTTCAGGTCCCTGGGCCGATCCGCGGGCCGGGGGGATCGCGCTGCTGGAGACGCTCCAGAAGATGCCTGAACTCCAGGAGCCGGACGGGACCTGCCAGTTCGGGACCTGCCGGTTCGGGACCGGCCGGGACGGGACCTGCCGGGACAGGACCTGCGGGGACTCGGTCGCCCTCGTCGTGGACGACGCCCAGTGGGCCGACACTGCCTCGCTGGGTGCCCTCGGCTTCGCCGCGCGCAGGCTGAGCGTCCTGGGTGTCCCGCGCGTCATGGTCGTGGTGGTGGTCAGGGACATCGCCGATCCGCGCGTTCCGGAGGGGCAGCGGCGGCTGTTCGGGGGCGGCGCGGCCGTCCGGATCCGGCTCGGCGGGCTGGCACCCGCCGAACTCCGCACCCTGGGCGAGGCGTTGGGCCCCGGATCCCTGACCGCCCGCGCCGCCGCCCGGCTGTACGAGCACACCGGCGGCAATCCGGCGTACGTACGGGAGTTGCTGGAGAGGGAGGGGGCCGGGCTCGGCGAGGTCCTGGAGCATACGGACGCCACGCCACCGGCACCCAGGTCGTGCGCCTTCTCCGTCCGGTCCCGGCTCCTTTCCTGCAGCCCCGACACGGAGGCGCTGCTGGCCGCGGCGAGTGTCCTCGGCCGGTGCTGTCCTCTCGCCGAGGCGGCGCTCCTCGCCGGACTCGCGGATCCGCTGCCCGCGCTCGAACAAGCCGTCCGTGCCGGGCTGTTGACGGAACGTCCTGACGACTCGGTCGTCCGCTTCCCCGATCCGGTCGTGCACGCCGCCGTCTACCACGCACTCGGGCCGGCCCGGCGCCGCGCCCTGCACCGCGGGGCCGCGGCCCTCGCCGGCGACGAGGAGACCGCCCTCCACCACCGGGCCCGCGCCGCGGCAGGCCCCGCGCCGGGGCTCTCCGCCGAACTCGCCGCGTGCGGACGCCGGTCCGTCGCCGGACGGGCGTGGCACAAGGCCGAGCGGCAGTTGTCGGCGGCGGCACGTCTCGCACCCGGCCGGGCCGCGTACGAGCAGTACACGCTGGAGTCGATCGAGTGCCGTCTGCTGGCCGGTGACGTGCCGGACGCCGCCGAAGTCGCCGCCCAGGTGGGGGAGTTCGCCGCGAGCGGGTGGCGCAGCTATCTGCTGGGGCGGCTCGGCGAGGACGACCCGGACCGGGCGGAGAGCCTGCTGCGCGATGCCTGGCGGCGTTGCGATCCGGTCGCCGACCGGGTGCTCGCCGCCCGGATCGCCGGTCGGTTCGCGGCCCTGCGCGGGGGCGCGGCCAGCGACACCGAGGCCGCCAACTGGGCCGGTCTCGCCCTGCGCCTCGCACCGCACGCGCCCGCCGTCGACACGGTCCGCCATCTGGCGCTCGGCGGCACGGCGACGAGCGGCCGGGCGGGACAGACTGCCCGCGCCCTCGTGGCGCTGGACCGGCTGCCCGATCCCGCCGTGGCGTCGCCCGCGCAGCTGCAGGACCTGATGGGGCGCGGCACGCTGCGGATGGTCACCGGCGATCTCACCGGCGCCCTGCGGGACCTCACCGGGGTGCTCGCGGCCGGCAGGACCCACACGGCGCCCTTCCGTATGACGGCTGCCGGTGCGCTCGCCGCGGCCGAGTACCGGGCGGGCCACTGGGACGCCGCGCTCGGCCACTGCGAACCGGCCCTGGCGCTCACCGACGGCGGCGGGCAGTCGTACGCCGCCCTGTACTGCCGGATGCTCGCGACCCTCACCCACTCCGCCCGTGGCTCCTTCGCCGAGGCCCGGGAGCAGCTGCGGCGGATGACCGGGGGAACGGGAACGGGGACGGGCGTGGGGATGGGATCGTCCGTGTGGACGGCGCTCGCCGAGGCCCACCTGGCACGGGCACTCGGCCGGCCCGAGGACGTCGTCGCCGCGCTGGAACCGCTGCTTCCACCGGACGCCGACGGCGAAGGGAGCCAAGCGGACCCCGCCGATCCCCTCTCTCACCTCGATGCCCTCGATCCCCTCGGTCACCGCGACGAGCCGGGTGCCGTGCCGTGGCCGGATCTGCTGGCCGACGCCTGGACCGAACTCGGGGAGCATCGCCGGGCCGCACGGGTCCTCGGCCGGTACGAGGCACTAGCCCTGCGACGGGACCGCGCGGGTGCGCTGATGCGGGCCGCCCGGAGCCGGGGCACCCTGGCGGCCGCCGTCGGGGACACGGCCGTCGCGGAGAAGGCGTTCCGGACCGCGCTGTGGCACGCCCGCCGCACCCAGGAGCCCTTCGGGCGGGCCCAGGTGCATCTCGCGTACGGACAGTTCCTGCGCCGTACGGCCAAGCGGGCCCGGGCCGGGGAGCAGTTGCGCGAGGCCCGCGGTCTTCTCGTACGGCTGCGGGCGCGGCCCGATCTGGAGCGCTGCGAGCGGGAGTTGGCGGTCGGGGGTCCGGTCGTGGGCGGACCGGTCGTCGGTGGCTCGGCCGCCGGAGGTGCGCCCGTCGGTGGTTCGGGCGCACCCGATTCGGGCGTCGACGGTCCGGGCGTTCCCGGGCAGGCGCGGCTCCGGGCCGACGCGTCGTCGCTCACCGCGCAGGAGCGGATGGTGGCCGGGCGGGTGGCGGCCGGTCTGACCAACCGGCAGGTGGCGCGGGAGCTGGTGATCAGCGTCAAGACCGTCGAGTTCCACCTGGGACGCATCTACGCCAAGCTCGGCGTCCCCTCCCGCACCCGCCTCGCCGCACTGCTGGCGAGCCAGGAGGTTGCGCTTCCGGGGCAGGACTAG
- a CDS encoding type 1 glutamine amidotransferase family protein — translation MNGNRKPVHLAVYDTLADWETGHTTAYLARGGYEIRTVGASLAPVRSVGGLRIQPDVTLDDLRPEDSSLLILPGADLWDTSDDLAPFARKAREFLDADVPVAAICGGTAGLAREGLLDDRAHTSAVSFYLAATGYKGGERYVDTDAVTDGRLITAGPTEPVAFAREVFGLLGVYEGEVLDAWYRLFHDSDAEAFAVLEAAGR, via the coding sequence ATGAACGGCAACCGCAAGCCCGTACACCTCGCCGTCTACGACACGCTCGCCGACTGGGAGACCGGCCACACGACCGCGTACCTCGCGAGGGGCGGCTACGAGATCCGGACGGTCGGAGCGTCTCTGGCCCCCGTGCGGTCCGTCGGCGGGCTGCGGATCCAGCCCGACGTCACCCTCGACGACCTGCGGCCCGAGGACAGCTCGCTGCTGATCCTGCCGGGAGCCGATCTGTGGGACACGAGCGACGACCTCGCCCCCTTCGCCCGCAAGGCACGGGAGTTCCTGGACGCCGACGTGCCCGTCGCCGCGATCTGCGGGGGCACGGCCGGCCTCGCCCGCGAGGGGCTGCTCGACGACCGGGCCCACACCAGTGCCGTCTCCTTCTATCTGGCGGCCACGGGATACAAGGGCGGCGAGCGGTACGTCGACACCGACGCGGTCACGGACGGCAGGCTGATCACCGCAGGGCCCACCGAGCCCGTCGCGTTCGCGCGGGAGGTCTTCGGACTGCTCGGGGTGTACGAGGGAGAGGTGCTCGACGCCTGGTACCGGCTGTTCCACGACTCGGACGCGGAGGCGTTCGCGGTGCTCGAGGCGGCCGGCCGGTGA